From one Nonomuraea polychroma genomic stretch:
- the argB gene encoding acetylglutamate kinase — MRLSTAQTKAEALIEALPWLTRFHGATVVIKYGGNAMTDEALKAGFAEDVVFLHHAGLRPVVVHGGGPQISNALDRLGIESTFTAGLRVTTPEAMQVVRMVLTGQVNPEIVGLVNRHGPFAVGMSGEDAHLFTAVRKHALVDGEPVDIGQVGEIIKVDPGAVKALIDDGRIPVVSSVARGDDGQIYNVNADTAAAALAVALQAQKLIVLTDVEGLYANWPDDTDVIDNLTADELETLMPTLSSGMVPKMEACLTAVQGGVPQAHVLDGRVPHSLLLEIFTNEGIGTMVMP, encoded by the coding sequence ATGAGGCTCTCCACCGCCCAGACCAAGGCCGAGGCGCTGATCGAGGCACTGCCCTGGCTGACCCGCTTCCACGGCGCCACCGTCGTCATCAAGTACGGCGGCAACGCCATGACCGACGAGGCGCTCAAGGCGGGCTTCGCCGAGGACGTCGTGTTCCTGCACCACGCGGGCCTGCGTCCGGTGGTCGTGCACGGCGGCGGCCCGCAGATCAGCAACGCGCTGGACCGGCTCGGCATCGAGTCCACGTTCACCGCCGGACTGCGGGTCACCACCCCCGAGGCCATGCAGGTCGTCAGGATGGTCCTGACGGGCCAGGTCAACCCCGAAATCGTGGGCCTGGTCAACCGGCACGGCCCGTTCGCGGTCGGCATGTCCGGTGAGGACGCCCACCTGTTCACCGCCGTGCGCAAGCACGCGCTCGTGGACGGGGAGCCGGTGGACATCGGTCAGGTCGGCGAGATCATCAAGGTCGACCCCGGCGCCGTCAAGGCTTTGATCGACGACGGCCGCATCCCCGTCGTCTCCAGCGTCGCCAGGGGAGACGACGGCCAGATCTACAACGTCAACGCCGACACCGCCGCCGCCGCGCTGGCCGTGGCGCTCCAGGCGCAGAAGCTGATCGTGCTGACCGACGTCGAAGGCCTGTACGCCAATTGGCCCGACGACACCGACGTGATCGACAACCTCACCGCGGACGAGCTGGAAACGCTCATGCCCACGCTGTCCAGCGGCATGGTCCCCAAGATGGAGGCCTGCCTGACGGCGGTGCAGGGCGGCGTGCCGCAGGCCCACGTGCTCGACGGGCGCGTGCCCCACTCGCTGCTGCTAGAGATCTTCACCAACGAAGGAATCGGAACGATGGTGATGCCCTGA
- the argJ gene encoding bifunctional glutamate N-acetyltransferase/amino-acid acetyltransferase ArgJ, which yields MSVTAPLGFRAAGVAAGIKSGGARDLALVVNDGPSRAAAGVFTANRVKAAPVLWSQQVLAGGRLRAVVLNSGGANACTGPEGFQDTHATAEKVADVIEDSAGEVAVCSTGLIGERLPMDALLSGVETAATQLSRDGGLAAADAIRTTDTVSKISFKRANGYMVGGMAKGAGMLAPALATMLCVITTDADVTSDELDTVLRSATAKTFDRLDTDGCMSTNDTVLLLASAASGVKPDLAEFEQKVTEVCADLARQLLVDAEGASKAIAIEVIGAHSEQDAVKVGRSVARSNLLKCAIHGEDPNWGRVLAAVGTTDAVFEPDRLNVAINGIWICRGGAVGDDRSKVDMRPRDVTITIDLSAGPHTATVHTTDLTADYVHENSAYSS from the coding sequence GTGAGCGTTACAGCGCCACTTGGTTTCAGAGCCGCGGGTGTCGCCGCCGGGATCAAATCCGGCGGCGCCCGCGACCTGGCCCTCGTCGTCAACGACGGGCCCAGCCGCGCCGCCGCCGGCGTCTTCACCGCCAACCGCGTGAAGGCCGCTCCCGTGCTGTGGTCGCAGCAGGTCCTGGCGGGTGGCCGGCTGCGCGCGGTGGTGCTCAACTCCGGCGGCGCCAACGCCTGCACCGGCCCGGAGGGCTTCCAGGACACGCACGCCACCGCCGAGAAGGTCGCCGACGTGATCGAGGACTCGGCTGGAGAGGTCGCGGTCTGCTCGACCGGCCTGATCGGCGAGCGCCTGCCGATGGACGCGCTGCTGTCCGGCGTCGAGACAGCCGCCACCCAACTGTCCCGGGACGGTGGCCTGGCCGCGGCCGACGCCATCCGCACCACCGACACGGTCTCCAAGATCTCGTTCAAGCGGGCCAACGGCTACATGGTCGGCGGGATGGCCAAGGGCGCGGGCATGCTCGCCCCGGCCCTGGCCACGATGCTCTGCGTGATCACTACGGACGCCGACGTGACCAGCGATGAGCTCGACACGGTGCTGCGCAGCGCGACCGCCAAGACGTTCGACCGGCTCGACACCGACGGCTGCATGTCCACCAACGACACCGTGCTCCTGCTGGCCAGCGCCGCCTCCGGGGTCAAGCCGGACCTGGCGGAGTTCGAGCAGAAGGTCACCGAGGTCTGCGCCGACCTGGCCAGGCAGCTCCTGGTGGACGCCGAGGGCGCCAGCAAGGCCATCGCCATCGAGGTCATCGGTGCCCACTCCGAGCAGGACGCGGTCAAGGTCGGCCGCTCGGTCGCCCGCTCCAACCTGCTCAAGTGCGCCATCCACGGTGAGGACCCCAACTGGGGCCGCGTCCTGGCCGCGGTCGGCACCACCGACGCCGTCTTCGAGCCGGATCGGCTCAACGTGGCGATCAACGGCATCTGGATCTGCCGCGGCGGCGCGGTCGGCGACGACCGCTCCAAGGTGGACATGCGCCCCAGAGACGTGACCATCACGATCGACCTGTCGGCCGGACCGCACACCGCGACCGTGCACACCACGGACCTGACGGCCGACTACGTCCACGAGAACTCGGCGTACAGCTCATGA
- the argC gene encoding N-acetyl-gamma-glutamyl-phosphate reductase, whose amino-acid sequence MGMRAAIAGASGYAGGELLRLLLGHPELEIGALTAASSAGSRLGAHQPHLPQLADRVIDDTTADVLAGHDVVFLALPHGHSAAVAAQLGAETIVVDCGADHRLTDPAAWQEFYGGDHAGTWPYGLPELPGQRDVLRGATRIAVPGCYPTSVLLALFPAFAAGLAGPDVVVVAATGTSGAGKALKPNLLGSEVMGSVSAYGVGGVHRHTPEMEQGLSAVAGTPVRVSFTPMLAPMSRGILATCAAPAAPGLTKESLRAAYEVALKDEPFVRLLPEGVWPATAMTYGANTAALQVTLDERAGRVVAVIAIDNLTKGTAGGAIQSVNLALGLPEELGLPVTGVAP is encoded by the coding sequence ATGGGGATGAGGGCGGCGATCGCCGGAGCCAGCGGCTATGCGGGTGGGGAGCTGCTGCGTCTCCTGCTCGGCCATCCCGAGCTTGAGATCGGCGCGCTCACCGCGGCCTCCAGTGCGGGCAGCCGCCTCGGCGCCCACCAGCCCCACCTGCCGCAGCTGGCGGATCGGGTCATCGATGACACCACGGCCGACGTGCTCGCCGGCCATGACGTCGTCTTCCTGGCGCTGCCGCACGGCCACTCGGCCGCCGTCGCCGCCCAGCTGGGCGCGGAGACGATCGTGGTGGACTGCGGCGCCGACCACCGGCTCACCGACCCGGCCGCCTGGCAGGAGTTCTACGGCGGCGACCACGCGGGCACCTGGCCCTACGGGCTGCCCGAGCTGCCCGGACAGCGCGACGTCCTGCGCGGGGCCACCCGGATCGCGGTCCCCGGCTGCTACCCGACCTCGGTCCTGCTGGCCCTGTTCCCGGCGTTCGCCGCCGGGCTGGCCGGGCCCGACGTGGTCGTGGTGGCCGCCACCGGCACCAGCGGCGCCGGCAAGGCGCTCAAGCCCAATCTGCTGGGCAGCGAGGTCATGGGCTCGGTCAGCGCGTACGGCGTGGGCGGCGTGCACCGGCACACCCCCGAGATGGAGCAGGGCCTGTCGGCCGTCGCCGGCACGCCGGTCCGCGTGTCCTTCACCCCGATGCTCGCCCCGATGAGCCGCGGCATCCTGGCCACCTGCGCCGCCCCCGCCGCGCCCGGCCTCACCAAGGAGTCGCTCAGGGCGGCGTACGAGGTGGCGCTGAAGGACGAGCCGTTCGTCCGGCTCCTGCCCGAAGGCGTCTGGCCGGCCACCGCCATGACCTACGGCGCCAACACCGCCGCCCTGCAGGTGACGCTCGACGAGCGCGCGGGCCGCGTGGTCGCCGTCATCGCGATCGACAACCTCACCAAGGGCACGGCCGGAGGCGCCATTCAGAGCGTCAACCTCGCCCTCGGCCTGCCGGAAGAGCTCGGCCTCCCGGTGACAGGAGTCGCACCGTGA